Genomic window (Salvelinus fontinalis isolate EN_2023a chromosome 3, ASM2944872v1, whole genome shotgun sequence):
ATTACAGTTTTGACGCTCGTGAACACAGCCATAATCAATCCAGTACCTGTGATGTCGTAGACCTTGCCATCCATGCAGGCGAAGTAGGTGATGCGTAGGCCTAGCAGGCTGGACTCGGCCCACAGGTCTCCCTCCTCGGCGCTGTGGCGTCTGTTACACTCTGCACAGAACCGCGCCACAGCAGGCTCCCGGTCCATCTCAAACCTCCTGCACACACAGGGAGTAATCAGGGAGGGAGGAGTCCGCAACGTAAACTAAACCATGCAGAATGGGATGCTCTTTGTGTCTGGCCTATGCTTGTGTTTTCTTTCTGTAATAAAGATTTCATAGCAAGCTAAATGTATAAATACAATTTGAGTGATTGGGAGTAGTCACCATATTCATTTAGGTATATACTGTAAATGACAAGACTGCAGTGTAGGTAAATTATATTACTATTCCAATCCCTCACTTTCACAAAAGTCTGCAGGGTGTTGGTTGTAAATGTATGATATTTTTTCTAGATATTACAGATATTAATTCAGTCTGAGTGACGTACCTGTGTTTACCCTCACACTTCGTACACATCATGGTGTTCATAGCTTCCTTCAGGTCATCCTGCAGTTTGGTGAGGAACTCATTCATCGACTTGGAGAGTTCCGTCTGCGCCATGCGCTTCCTGAGAGGACCAGGCAAACAATTCAACGCCATATCAACTACACAAAACATTCCATCAGCCTTCAGTGCAGTCATTCGATCACGGTGTCTTGCATTTGAATTAAGTAATCTACTCACAGCATGTATTTTCTATGGATCCTGTTACTGAGGAACTAAACCAAACATCTCACAGGCCTTTAGATTGACTATACCATGCTAAGGACCACAGATAGGAAATTCAGATGAGGACGCATTACCTATTGTGAGAGGCCTGAGATctaacagatgttttttcttgaaGGTGCAGTCATTTTATCATAGTTTCTGGCATTTGGTTTAAGTACTGGCCAAGTAGTTTGTGTGTCTTCTACTCACAGCTCGTATTCCCTTCGTGTCTCTGGGTTACTGACGATGTCCCAGGCAGCCCTGAGCACCTTAAAGGCCTCCCCAGCGCGCGGGTGCTTGTTCTTGTCTGGATGGAtctgagagaggaaggaaaggagaaAGATGGACAGATGTAAGGTGCAGTGCAGATAACATGCAAGAGCTAGAGCAACTAAGGAAGGCTCAACAGGTTGGCTACTTTTAGTCATTTTCTGATTACATTTTATATTGTGGATATAAGACAAAAAAGATGCATACAGCCATGCAGAGCTAAGGGCAAAAATGCTTTGGCTTGTGTTCTGACAGGCAAAGCTGAAATTATTTGACGATAATGGCTACACACTAGCCAGTTGATCAGTTCCACAAATTTTTATCATTCACCTGTACTCATAAAATGTCATGCCCATCTCATTTACACTCACCTGGACAGCCAACTGTCTGTAGGCCCTTTTTAGCTCAGCTTCAGTTGCGTGAGCCTCCACCCCCAACACTATAAAAGGGTCCAACTCCTCTTCAGGGACCTGAGCCAGCGCCAGCAGTCTCTCCAGCTCCTGCCCAGGCTGGTACCTAACTGCTCCACCGGGAGAATCTGGGGTGAAAGGGGGCACCTGGGTGGTggtgcctctcctcctcctgaacCAGCTGCTGATCCTCTGCAGCAGCAAGGCCACCCTCCTCCAGACCTTGGAGTCCTGCACGGCTGTCCACCACCGCTGGCCCCTCTCCCCGCCCAGCCGGACGAGCGTGAACTGGGCCCACTGGGAACCCAGCAGCACCACAGCACAGAGGAGTCCGAAGCAGGTCAGGGAGGCCTGCCAGACCCACTCCACCGACCGGATGCTCTTATCCACCAGGACCGTTCCAGCACAACTCACCCTCTCCAGCACGCGCCGGGCGTCCGCCTTCATCCCTGGCACGTCTGTGACCTTGTTGAGCAGCTGTGAGCCGAGGTCATAGAGGGCTATCCCTGCGCCTTCCACGGCCACCCCGCAGCGGTGGGTCACAGAGACAATGATCTCCACCACCATGTGGATACAGGAGATGCACCAGGGGCTGAGCGACTCTGACAGCAGCTCCCTGAAGGCCAAGGTAAGCTGGGTGCCTGTCTGCCGCCGGCCCCggccctggtggtggtggtggttgcgCCTCCGGGCCTGCTTGTGCCTCCCACCGCCCGATGACAGGGACCCTTTAGGGAGGtaggatgatgatgatgtagCCTGGGTATTCTGCTCGGAGGCTgccaccactcctcctccactgttccgGAACCGGCCTTTCCTCCCTCCAGCCCCTGAGCTCTTCCATCCCGACTCCCCGTTCATGCCAGGCTCCCTCCCGACTTCGTTTCggcctcctcctccattctcGTCTTCATCTCCACCCTCAGTCTCCTCATTTCCTTCTCTGACCACATGCTCCGACCCTTCCTGTTTCAGAGAGACTTCATCCTCTTTGGCCTCTGCAATCCCACAATACTCTGCTTCTCCTGAGTCCTGGTTGATTGGAGTCGGGATATCCTGAGGGGTAGCTTTGAGATGGTCTGTCATGTCCTCTTTGGTAACTGGTTGATGAGTTTCCTCATCTCCTCTGACTTCCCACTGGCCAGGCATGGAGGTGGAAGACAAGAGGGTAGGAACACCTGAGGGCAGCTCTTCAGGGCTCTCCTCAGCTGCCTCTACAGTCCatgtctcttcctccatctcgCTCTCAGCCACCCCTTTCTCCATCTTCAGCCCTGTCTCTTGATTAAAGTGCCAAAAAAAAAGTATCCAATCTCACGGCAGGTAGGGACCTTGACCCATTCTCACTGACCGCACCTTCTCTGACACTACACTTCAGCAGGGCTGAAGAGTCAGATAAGGACGGCTGAATAATACTGGAATGGCAGGCGCCATTGTCCACGGTAGCCTATCCAATGCAGAAACTTTGAAGGCATTGGATCAAGGATCAATCATTACAATCCTTGGGCACGACTGGCCTCATATTGTATCTGGTTATTGCCTGTAAAAAGAAAGCAAGTTTAAACATTAGCCGTAACACTTTCACTTTATTTGAACTAGAACAAAGGGTATAATCTAAAGGCAAGGCTCACAAAGAAATGACATTAAATGGGATATGGAGTATCTGCATGTATCATTGTTATTGTCAAAGTAATGACATGTTATTATCAATTCTGTTTTCTACTGTAGTGTGCCTTGATCAATATTCTCCATAGCACGCTGCATGACCGCAGGACTCAACGAGCTGCTTCACAGCGCCGACATTTTGAAAAGATAAACCAAACTCTAAAGCTATCTGGTTGTCAGTAGTTGCACTagctaaaaatataattcatttcTAAAACAATAACTGACTGGGATGGAATATATCAGAGAATAATGGGGGCAATCTTCGGTTCTAGCAAATTAGCTATGTCGCCAACGTCGCGAGCAAAATGACCAACTGTCTCAAGACtaacagctagctaacattattagTTGCTCgtgtttagctaactagctactgtagctaatgCAATTTAAATAATCTTAACGGCGGATTATTGATAATATTATTTGAGCTATTTTAATGCTTACACTGACCGAAATAACATTGTGAAAGATGACAGCAAGAGCAACTCACTTTTCTCTTCCGTAAAGGAAGGGAAGATGATAAAATGTAGTCTTCCTTTCGAAGTGGTTAACTCGAGCC
Coding sequences:
- the LOC129845389 gene encoding dnaJ homolog subfamily C member 14-like, with product MEKGVAESEMEEETWTVEAAEESPEELPSGVPTLLSSTSMPGQWEVRGDEETHQPVTKEDMTDHLKATPQDIPTPINQDSGEAEYCGIAEAKEDEVSLKQEGSEHVVREGNEETEGGDEDENGGGGRNEVGREPGMNGESGWKSSGAGGRKGRFRNSGGGVVAASEQNTQATSSSSYLPKGSLSSGGGRHKQARRRNHHHHQGRGRRQTGTQLTLAFRELLSESLSPWCISCIHMVVEIIVSVTHRCGVAVEGAGIALYDLGSQLLNKVTDVPGMKADARRVLERVSCAGTVLVDKSIRSVEWVWQASLTCFGLLCAVVLLGSQWAQFTLVRLGGERGQRWWTAVQDSKVWRRVALLLQRISSWFRRRRGTTTQVPPFTPDSPGGAVRYQPGQELERLLALAQVPEEELDPFIVLGVEAHATEAELKRAYRQLAVQIHPDKNKHPRAGEAFKVLRAAWDIVSNPETRREYELKRMAQTELSKSMNEFLTKLQDDLKEAMNTMMCTKCEGKHRRFEMDREPAVARFCAECNRRHSAEEGDLWAESSLLGLRITYFACMDGKVYDITEWAGCQRIGISPDTHRVPYHISFGSKNNSSSTQRHRTPPGPEHPPPGPTNPADLQDFFNRIFQGGPPPDMAANGGFFPSGPPPHQPSGAGPGPSGPFSPPPPQTGFFMPPGGPRPEPSETWADSGGKPPPRRRRKVRKPFQR